In one Halosimplex halophilum genomic region, the following are encoded:
- a CDS encoding DUF7525 family protein — protein sequence MSEVAAGSDMSIGLGLAFGVLAVAGAVGMLVAYSNQVVAGWSFALAVVAGICSIAGIHLYGARDA from the coding sequence ATGAGCGAAGTCGCCGCGGGCTCGGACATGAGCATCGGGCTGGGACTGGCGTTCGGCGTGCTCGCGGTCGCGGGCGCCGTCGGCATGCTGGTCGCGTACAGCAACCAGGTCGTCGCGGGGTGGAGTTTCGCGCTGGCGGTGGTCGCGGGGATCTGCTCGATCGCCGGCATCCACCTCTACGGCGCCCGAGACGCGTAA
- a CDS encoding DUF7123 family protein, with the protein MSELGEEDREILEYLRDSVSRGQSYFRAKNIAEQIGLSSKQVGARLPKLDEESDDVDIEKWGRARSTTWRVTLS; encoded by the coding sequence ATGAGCGAACTCGGCGAGGAGGACAGGGAGATCCTGGAGTACCTGCGCGACAGCGTCTCGCGCGGGCAGAGTTACTTCAGAGCGAAGAACATCGCGGAGCAGATCGGGCTCTCCTCGAAGCAGGTCGGCGCGCGCCTGCCGAAACTCGACGAGGAGTCCGACGACGTGGACATCGAGAAGTGGGGCCGCGCCCGCTCGACGACCTGGCGCGTCACGCTCAGTTAA